The genomic stretch ATCCTTAGCTAGGTAAAGGGGGTGCAGGGAAGCATTCATTGAGAGATAGAACAGTGAATTGAGGTTTAGTTCACATACCAGGGCTTTGTCCCAGAGATTTTCTGCCAGCTtcatgaagaaagaaaactaTAATTATGACAGATTTAAGATTAAACACATATGTGACAAGTATCAGAAACTAAGTGAAATAAGAACCTTCTTCCTTGGAGCTGTAATAAGCTGAGCATTTGCTTCAGCATAAGTTGCCATATCATTAATAGCTGCATTGACCTTCTCCAATGTCAGTCTTCCTCTCATGTATCTGCAGTTCATGACACTTAGGGCTAAAATTTTTTGGCAGATACAGTTGTAGTCCAGTGTCCAAATTTATTAGACAGCCATGACAAAACATATGATGGAAGCAAACAGCTTTAAGCAATCCGTTACGATATGTAAGCAGGTGTAGCTGAAACTCGCTCTAATATCAAATATTGAACAATTACATAAGAAATATGTACTTACGATGAGAGAGAATCCAGCTCATTGGCAGTTATATACCACAGTGGTGGAGAGCCACGGCCCTTTTTCTCCTGGAATTGATAACATAACTAATTTAGAACATATGCTTGCAGTAATCTCCGTGCACTGCAGCTGCATATAACTTTAAACAAAATTGCCAAAAGacctactatttattttttcatttgatacCTTGACCCCCTTTTTTAAGGTTCAATGGAAgagatttattttgtattatcaTGATGATGCTGGTGGAGCAATAGAAGTAGTATACAAACAATGGAGTCACTATTTAATACATAAATCAAAAGTATTAACCTAAAACATTCTGAGTTTTCACATCAGACAGCACATTTTCAGCGAACAACCAAGTTAGAGTTTCTTTAATATGTTTAGAGGAGTACTGCTATTGTGTATTCGTGTTCTTGCAATGACCCCATAATATTACAATTTGTAGCTGTTATTGTTTGAGGATATTCACTTCCAAGATAAAGGATAAACATTCAAATACATACTTATACAAGCTTTGCATCTTATATGcccattcataatttttttttatgacgggGAACCTCGACAAGGCAGGGCCCTTTGAACCtacccctgcagagtaaacctcgGATCCGTGTACCGCACCTTTGaaagtttccctacacggatCAAGGTAAATTGCTGGATTTTACATCAGAGGTGTGGCCCCAAAGGGGAGTTTGCACGTAGCAAGTTTCGAACTTGGGATCTATAGGGTGATACTCCCTAAGACCACAAGCCTCAACCACTAGGCAAACCCCTTGGGGTTAATATTGAGTTCCTTAATAACATTCATTTTTTGGGTAGATCATGCAAATAAGGAGCCTTTGTATTTCATTGTTGATGAACAGAACCAGGTAGAATGGAATTATGAATTCTGAGCATCATTtgatacccaaaaaaaaaaaaaaagctacgaAATCATTAACACCTGACCATGCCCCTCAAACCCTGGAAGTTGACTAGCTTGATATGAGTGCTACTGAACAAAATTATCTAGCTAACTTAACACATCTCGTGATTGGGTTACTCTTGAGTTATATTGATATGTTTTAAAACATCTAAGATACATCACCAGAACCATCATGTAAAACTACCAACCCTGAAAGCAATCCATTGTTTTATTATCTGAAATGCTCTAAAGTCAAATGAATTTCAAATATTGATTCAACATGTAAATAAAAAACCCActcactctcttttttctttttgattggtACGTTACACACACCCAGTAGATCTTCACCCATAGTCACACCCtcttcattatttttaaaatgagaagttccatttgagctaaagctcattggcAAGAATCAACTCATTCTTGCAAATGGTCAAGTTTTACTGTATGCTTTTTAGATGGTTAGCTAAAATTAGAGGTGAAATATTGCTGAATAGGGTTCCCTAGATAGCAAATTCTAATccactttttttctaattttttttttctttcgttaAACCTGATCTAGTACATTCCACTTACCTTAGGTAATGCTGCAGGCTCTTCCTCAAGTTTTATAGACCCAACACCAGGGTCTTGTTTCGAGAATTCTGGCAGCAAACTGAAACCTCAAAATTAACAAGAATTGGTTATCAAcacaaaggaaataaataaataaataatcaaaatcacaaaatataaacTAGTAAAACCAGGAAAAATACTACTACCATCTATTAGTTTCCAAGTTTGTCACAGAAGGTCTTTCAGGAAGAAATGACGGAACATAAACAGACATACTCTGCAATTTCTTCTGCTGTCGCAATGATGCATCTATGAGGTTCTGCAACCACAGCAAGAAAGACACATTCAACTAACCTAACTCAAATCCTCACCCCCTACTTAGGGAAAACATAGGCAAAGACCAAACGAAAATAAAACATTTGCATTAGCCTCAGTTTTTTGAAGGAATTAGTTTCTTCTAATTCCAAATGAACCATAagtataataaatttatttaaaacctTTTCCAAAACTACATTAGCCATAAATTGGCATAATGAGAAAATCAACTCGACCATGCCATATGGTCGTATCAGACTCGATTGAGTAAATCTATATGATAGAATATATCTGTACAGCAAAAACTGAATTACCATATCTTCTATTCCTACAGtttgttttcccttttcaaGTGCCATGCATATAAACCAGAAACCAAGTAGAACACAATTAGAACCTAACCCAAATAGTCTAATTTTCACATTTCAGAGCCAAAACACGAAAAATTAACGCACCCAACAAACTTAAAGCACCTGTTCTTTTTCTACcgatcaaaaaagaaaaaaaagcacctgttctttttctaaaacattcgtataacaaaacccaaaatccaaaCTTGAAAACCATTTTCCTCCTTTTTGTCAGCCACCAAACAATCCCTAATCCTCCATCAGCTCACTTGCGTAGAACCTCTattcttttttagtttattcattattttttttatctctttttcaaatttaatccCCAAACAGTGAAAAtccataattttaaaatttaaaaccacaaaaattccctcaatttcataaacaaccaaaaaaaaaaaaaaattgaaacagagagggagagaggtaCTTTGGCTTTGGGAATAGCTAGGGTTTCGTCACGCAAGCGGTCCTTGACAGCCTGAAGCTGAAACTCCATGGCCTTCAATGCGACGTCCACCGCCGACAAATCGGTGATGCTTGTGGCCGGGTACACTGAAAATCATACAACCAAGAAATTCTCATCCGTGCACGCGTCTGATTTGACGAAGTTCTTTTGgcgagaaaattttttttttaaaaaaaaaaaaaaaaccaagtgtTCTTTGGAAATTTACTCACTGTTTCGTGCAACGACGAGCTCTTGAAGCTCCGCAATGCGAGTGTTGAACGACGACATCAACTCGTCCAGCGACGACCCagctttcttctcctccatctctctctctctctctcctaaaaATGAAATTCACTGAGACTCAGATAATTGTgatcttttgtgtgtgtgtgttttgaaatttcaaatccCGGGAAATGGTTTTCTAGCGGGGAAAGAGAATTGGGGATGTTAGAGAAGCGATGTCGTTTTGAAAACAGACGTTAGTCCTGTGTAAAAATATCCTAGTTAAATCTTGACCGTTTATTATATCCAAGCCAGATCAGACTAAAAGTATTCAAAATACCATATACCCTAAACCCCAATTGCTAAACTCTCACTCACATTCTCAGACGACTCTACCATTTTTCCGCGGATTTCCCTTCCGACAACGATCTAGCGACATCGTCGTCAACCAGGTATGTTATCTTATCTCCTATAGATCAACGTTTGTTTCTATTTGTCGCTTTCACTTGTTGGGGTGCTAAATACTAGATGTTGTGTTCGCTGTTGTTCTTCAACTTCCTGATTTTTGCTCTGCTTGCTTGACTTCATTGCTTGTAATAACTAAAACCCATTACTAGTTAAGCTTCTTTCTGCAGAGTAAATGGCTCTGTTTCTTGCAAAATATTTAGCTGAAAATTCATGCcctgtttttttcttaaaatatgaaCAAGTTATCTGGTTGCCCAAAATGGTTGTAAGTTGGGGATAGAGGGAAATTGAGAGTTTGGGAGtggaaaataaacaaagaaatcaaCTTGTCTCGTTCTGtcctttatttgtttgtttgtgttgtaTGGGGAATTAAGCTATAGGAGTGTGGGATGAGATTGCCTCCTTTTGGATTTGTTTAGAATCTGAGACCCGTAGGATTTCTTTGGTTATAATGTGTGAGTACATTATATGAAGCCAATGAAACAAAATACTCGATTACTCAAAAGGGAGAAAGATATTTTTTGTTCTCCAACCTTTGGGCTTTGGGGCTGCAGCTCATGGGGATGGGATTGTTTAGGGTATAATAAGGTTTCTGTCATGAATATTTGCTTTTGCAGtgttattattgttataatGCTAATCACTACATGAATTATAATCGGCCTGACTCGACTCATGTCATTTTGACTTGCTTGTATAATCCTTAACTGGGGTTTATGTATTGTCAGTTTGGAGGGGTTCGTATTTCATAATACCCCTTCTACGTGTTGGAACTCTTCTCTCAATGGGTATACTTTGTTGCTCTTATACATGGTGAAAGGCTACTGTATGATAAGGCATTAAATATggatttgtatatatatgttttgacgCATAGTTTGAAATATTCCAgataaatcaagaaaaaaattcagagaagaaaatgaaattcaaTACAGCCAGCAACATTTCTCATCGTAAGACTTGATTTCTTTGCATATCTTTACATGAGGAATATAGATGGTATAAATCAGACTATTATTGTATGCACAAATAAAATTGTTCACATGCATTGACTAATGTTAATCAAGAACCTGGAAGACTTGAATACTCAAAGACCAAAAGCATTGTGTTTGCTCTTTTATATTTTGCTGTAATTGTGGAACTATTGAGGCAGCTCAAATCGtcaatgaaatttcttttgaAGCCTCATTGGTCATGAAATATGTGTAGCCTGCTGAAAATAACAAACTCTTAATCCGACTTGCTAATTTTCATCTTTGATCCAAGTAGATTTGGATACTTGTGTACACTTGCACTCTTGGATTCTCATCTGATTCACAGAATTAGGACGGCAttgagaactttttttttttttttttttaaaaaaaaaaaggaacaaaaaaaagaagttgaaagTTTGAGGGTTGTGTACCTGGGCCTAAAATAACTACAATGATTTCATGCCCCAGCCATTTGTGATCGTGTAACCTTTTGATTGGCATGAGTTGTTCTATTTGCACTAGAGTTGTGAGCAATTGTATCAATAACTCTCTTGCATGGAGTTTGGTGCACTGCTTTCCTACATGCGGTTTGTGACATCCTTGAGTTGCCAGCCATTCATAGGTTTATCCCGGGGAAGGGGGGTTCATATTAGGCCTTACCCAATGGGTGTATTGTGCACAACTTTCTTATTGTAGTTCTTGCTTGGTTGGGGGACTCATCGTACTCTGANNNNNNNNNNNNNNNNNNNNNNNNNNNNNNNNNNNNNNNNNNNNNNNNNNNNNNNNNNNNNNNNNNNNNNNNNNNNNNNNNNNNNNNNNNNNNNNNNNNNGAAGAAATGACGGAACATAAACAGACATACTCTGCAATTTCTTCTGCTGTCGCAATGATGCATCTATGAGGTTCTGCAACCACAGCAAGAAAGACACATTCAACTAACCTAACTCAAATCCTCACCCCCTACTTAGGGAAAACATAGGCAAAGACCAAACGAAAATAAAACATTTGCATTAGCCTCAGTTTTTTGAAGGAATTAGTTTCTTCTAATTCCAAATGAACCATAagtataataaatttatttaaaacctTTTCCAAAACTACATTAGCCATAAATTGGCATAATGAGAAAATCAACTCGACCATGCCATATGGTCGTATCAGACTCGATTGAGTAAATCTATATGATAGAATATATCTGTACAGCAAAAACTGAATTACCATATCTTCTATTCCTACAGtttgttttcccttttcaaGTGCCATGCATATAAACCAGAAACCAAGTAGAACACAATTAGAACCTAACCCAAATAGTCTAATTTTCACATTTCAGAGCCAAAACACGAAAAATTAACGCACCCAACAAACTTAAAGCACCTGTTCTTTTTCTACcgatcaaaaaagaaaaaaaagcacctgttctttttctaaaacattcgtataacaaaacccaaaatccaaaCTTGAAAACCATTTTCCTCCTTTTTGTCAGCCACCAAACAATCCCTAATCCTCCATCAGCTCACTTGCGTAGAACCTCTattcttttttagtttattcattattttttttatctctttttcaaatttaatccCCAAACAGTGAAAAtccataattttaaaatttaaaaccacaaaaattccctcaatttcataaacaaccaaaaaaaaaaaaaaattgaaacagagagggagagaggtaCTTTGGCTTTGGGAATAGCTAGGGTTTCGTCACGCAAGCGGTCCTTGACAGCCTGAAGCTGAAACTCCATGGCCTTCAATGCGACGTCCACCGCCGACAAATCGGTGATGCTTGTGGCCGGGTACACTGAAAATCATACAACCAAGAAATTCTCATCCGTGCACGCGTCTGATTTGACGAAGTTCTTTTGgcgagaaaattttttttttaaaaaaaaaaaaaaaaccaagtgtTCTTTGGAAATTTACTCACTGTTTCGTGCAACGACGAGCTCTTGAAGCTCCGCAATGCGAGTGTTGAACGACGACATCAACTCGTCCAGCGACGACCCagctttcttctcctccatctctctctctctctctcctaaaaATGAAATTCACTGAGACTCAGATAATTGTgatcttttgtgtgtgtgtgttttgaaatttcaaatccCGGGAAATGGTTTTCTAGCGGGGAAAGAGAATTGGGGATGTTAGAGAAGCGATGTCGTTTTGAAAACAGACGTTAGTCCTGTGTAAAAATATCCTAGTTAAATCTTGACCGTTTATTATATCCAAGCCAGATCAGACTAAAAGTATTCAAAATACCATATACCCTAAACCCCAATTGCTAAACTCTCACTCACATTCTCAGACGACTCTACCATTTTTCCGCGGATTTCCCTTCCGACAACGATCTAGCGACATCGTCGTCAACCAGGTATGTTATCTTATCTCCTATAGATCAACGTTTGTTTCTATTTGTCGCTTTCACTTGTTGGGGTGCTAAATACTAGATGTTGTGTTCGCTGTTGTTCTTCAACTTCCTGATTTTTGCTCTGCTTGC from Corylus avellana chromosome ca1, CavTom2PMs-1.0 encodes the following:
- the LOC132167184 gene encoding spindle and kinetochore-associated protein 1 homolog, encoding MEEKKAGSSLDELMSSFNTRIAELQELVVARNMYPATSITDLSAVDVALKAMEFQLQAVKDRLRDETLAIPKAKNLIDASLRQQKKLQSMSVYVPSFLPERPSVTNLETNRCLLPEFSKQDPGVGSIKLEEEPAALPKEKKGRGSPPLWYITANELDSLSSYMRGRLTLEKVNAAINDMATYAEANAQLITAPRKKLAENLWDKALEIRDIAMTEAVKGKYFFLENDIKGPALKLDNTGKAILTVLRHLGRLSETRIGHNRVIILLKP